The sequence below is a genomic window from Paenibacillus silvisoli.
CCAAATAACGAAAACGAAAGCCCTCCGTTCTCAGCATGAGAATCGCGAGGGCTTTCTTATTTCCATATGGACGATATCCGTTTAATGGACCGCCCTTTCATCGTGCTCCACAACCGTTCCGCCAAATAATGGAACCGGCGCGGCCGCCGCATCAATACCGAAGAACAAGCCGATTTCACGAACGGCGCTGGCGTCCGAATCCGATCCGTGCACGATATTCCCCGAGATGTCCATCCCGAAATCGCCGCGAATCGTCCCTGGCCCTGCCTCCACCGGATTCGTCTTCCCGATAATAGCCCGCGCATTCTCTACCGCGTGCGGTCCCTGCCAAATCATCGCGCACACCGGACCGGAGGTCAAATAGTCCACCAGCTCCCCGAAAAACGGTTTCTGGCGAAGCTCCCCGTAATGCTGCTCGGCCAGCTGCCGATCAATCGCGCGCAGCGAAATCGCGGCCAGCTCAAAGCCCTTTTGCTCAAAACGCGTAATGATCGGGCCGATCAGCCCCCGGCGAACGCCGTCAGGCTTGACCATCACAAATGTCTGCTCTACTTGCATCGTTCCTCAACCGCCCCTTCCTAAACGCAGCTATGCTGACAGAAAAACGGCGCAGTCACCGAAAGGCCGCACCGTTCTCTATACTAGCAGTATTCCACATTATGGAAGGTTTAACCCTCTTAACTAGCCTTCCTCCGTCAACGCCAGAAACGCGTCGACATCCGCCAGCGCAACCTTCACCGCTTCACGCCAAAAATCCGCTTCATCCAAGCGCACGCCAAGATGCTTCTGCGCCAAATCCTCGACCATCATCAGCCCGGTATCGCGCAGCAAAGCGACGTAGCGGCTCGCGAAGTCCCCGCCTTCCTTCTTCGCTTGCGCGTAAATGCCGCAGCTGAACAAATACCCGAACGTATACGGGTAATTGTAGAACGGCACGTCCGTTAAGTAAAAATGCAGCTTCGACACCCAGAAATGCGGATGCGCCTCGCCGAGCGCGCCGCCAAACGCTTCCCGCTGCGCCTCCTCCATCAACCGGCACAGCTCCTGCACCGTCAACATGCCCTGCTTGCGGCGCTCATAGAAGCGCTGCTCGAACAAGAACCGCGAATGGATATCCATAAAATACGAGACGGCATTGCTCAGCTTATCGTCGAGCAGCGCCAGCTTCTCCTCGCGGTCCGACGCCGAGCTCAAAGCAGAATCCGATACGATCATTTCCGCAAAGGTGGAAGCGGTCTCCGCCACATTGCTCGCATACTCCTGCGCGAAAGGCGGCAAATCGTTCATGACATGCTGATGATAAGCATGGCCCAGCTCGTGCGCCAGCGTCGATACGTTCGAAGGCGTGCCGGAATACGTCATGAAGATCCGCGTCGCTTCGCTCTTCGGGAACGAGGTGCAGAATCCGCCCGGACGCTTGCCTGGACGATCCTCCGCTTCGATCCACGCTTCGCGGAACGCCATCTCCGTAAATTCGGCCAAATCCGGGCTAAACGCGCGGAACTGCTCCGTGATAATGGCAGCAGCCTTGTCATACGGCACCGCTTTGCCGGCAGCGCCGAGCGGAGCGTTGACATCGTGCCAATCCAGCTTCTCGAGGCCAAGCAGCTTCGCCTTGCGCTCCATGTAGCGGACAAGCAGCGGCTTGCCCTCGTTCACGGCCCCCCACATCGCGTTCAGCGTCGCTTCGCTCATCCGGTTAATGGCGAGCGGCTCCTTCAGCGCGGAGCCCCATCCGCGCTTCTCGTACAGCTTCAGCCGGAAGCCGGAAATGCGGTTTAGCGTATCCGAGCACAAGTCCGCTTGCTCCGACCATTCCCGCTCCCACTCCGCGAATGCGGCTGCGCGTACGGCCCGGTCTTTGTGGCTGAGACGGTTATGCATTTGGCCGGCAGAAAGCTGCTTTGGCGTGCCGTCACT
It includes:
- the ndk gene encoding nucleoside-diphosphate kinase; the protein is MQVEQTFVMVKPDGVRRGLIGPIITRFEQKGFELAAISLRAIDRQLAEQHYGELRQKPFFGELVDYLTSGPVCAMIWQGPHAVENARAIIGKTNPVEAGPGTIRGDFGMDISGNIVHGSDSDASAVREIGLFFGIDAAAAPVPLFGGTVVEHDERAVH
- a CDS encoding M3 family oligoendopeptidase, producing MPSSLPMSWNLETIYAGGSGSAAFAEELKGVERDIEELTRGLADASEGGADASLEQLSAWTELVQSILMRLRQSDSFVGCLQAQEMKDAAANGLNDRVKTLMAKFSAALTSYDEQLLRMDDASWTSWLGTANVSPVAFYLNERRELVKEKLPPKEEALAAELAIDGYHGWGDFYNTIVSRIRFEITDSDGTPKQLSAGQMHNRLSHKDRAVRAAAFAEWEREWSEQADLCSDTLNRISGFRLKLYEKRGWGSALKEPLAINRMSEATLNAMWGAVNEGKPLLVRYMERKAKLLGLEKLDWHDVNAPLGAAGKAVPYDKAAAIITEQFRAFSPDLAEFTEMAFREAWIEAEDRPGKRPGGFCTSFPKSEATRIFMTYSGTPSNVSTLAHELGHAYHQHVMNDLPPFAQEYASNVAETASTFAEMIVSDSALSSASDREEKLALLDDKLSNAVSYFMDIHSRFLFEQRFYERRKQGMLTVQELCRLMEEAQREAFGGALGEAHPHFWVSKLHFYLTDVPFYNYPYTFGYLFSCGIYAQAKKEGGDFASRYVALLRDTGLMMVEDLAQKHLGVRLDEADFWREAVKVALADVDAFLALTEEG